CCGTTGATGAGGAAGCGTTCAGTGATATGAATCGTGTCGAAGAGATAAACCGCGACGGTGTCGATTTCGGCTTCGGAGAAAGCGCCGTTGGCGACCCGACCGGGGACCACGATGGGGCGGTTGGGATCGGGGTTGTAGGCGTCCGTGATGAGGTTGGGATCCAGGATGCTGCTACCCGGGAATGCCGTGCCGGAGGCGAGAACGCTCTGGTAGCTCGGCGTGTATTGGTCCTCGCGGGTGGCATCGAGTCCGGTGGAGACATCGTGGGTGAGGAAACCGGTCTCAAACTTCGTGGTGAAGTTCGTCTGGTTGGAGAAGATTTTGTTTTCCGACTCGTTGATGATGCGGCGCGCGAAGACGTTGGGGGCGGTGTAGGGATTCGGGCCGATGTAGGTGGTCATCGCCTTGCGATCGGTCTTGGCGTAACGCGTCTGGTTGGTGATGCGGTTGTCGGGCGTTAAGTCGTGTTCGATGCGGGCGGTGAAACCGAGGCTGGTGACATCTTCATAGTCGGCCTTGGTGCCGTAAAAGTTGCTTTGATCAACTGGGCCGGAAGGAAGCGTGGCGCCGAGGGGATTGCCCGGGAGGAAGGCGGCGGGAAGGCCGGAGTCGGGGCGGTTGTCCTGCTTCACATAAGAACCGGAGAGGATCAGGCGCGTGGGTGTGCCGAGTCCGAAAGCGAACGACGGCGCGACGCCGGTGCTGGTGTTCTCGACGTAATCGCGACCGGGGACGCCGCTGTCCTGCGCCATGAGATTGAGGCGGAAGGCGGTGCCGGGGACCGGGCTCTTATCGAGCGCGATGTTGGTGTCGATGGCGGCGCGGCTTTGGGGATCACCGCCACCCTCGGACAATCCGTAGCTAAGGGCTGCGGTGGTGAAGTTTTGAAGCGAAGGGGATTTGGTCGCGAGATTGACGTAACCCGAGCTGCCGCCGCGGCCGTTGTCGGCACCGGCGGGACCCTTGGCGATTTCAACCTGTTCGATGTTGAAGACATCGCGGCTGAAGGCGCCGGTGTCGCGCGTGCCATCGACGAAAATGCTGCCGGAGGAGTCGAAGCCGCGCATGGTGAAGGTATCACCGGAGGCAACGTTGCCGTTTTCGCCGGCGGTGAAGGTGATGCCGGGCGTGTTGCGCAAGACGTCGCTGAGGGTGGTGGCGCCCTGCTGGTTGAAGATTTCCTTGGGCACGACGACGACCGTCTGGGGGGTGTCCAGGAGGGGTTGCGTGAACTTCGGTGAAGACAGTTTGGGGGCTGCGGTGGCCTCGACCGTGACGGCGGGGAGTTCGACCACGTCAGAAGGCTTGGTGTTCTTTTGCGCGTCCGTGTTAGCGGGGGCCGGAGCGGCCTCTTGGGCGCCGAGTGAACCGATCATCATCAGCGGGGACATAAACGCCAGAGTCTTGGCGAATGAGCCAAAGCCCATGGGGCAATCGCTGGCGGCAGTGGAAGGGAGATCGCGGGAAGAGGAAAAAGATGAGGGATTCATCGGATGGGCGCTGTTAATGAGACTCCATCTCATGCTGGCAAGCACTATTTAATACTAGGTCTCAATTTCATTAAGCTGAGTGATCGTGGGTAAATGGTGAATGATTCGTATCAAATTAAATGTTAATTGGTTAGATGTTATGACGGGGATTCGGTCTTGCCGGAGCTAGATGAGACGATCAAAGAAATTCCCTAAATTATGGATGATTCGCAGCCCCTAAGTATTGAGCAGGTGCAAGCCGAAGCGCGTGCGATGATCCATGCGTCGTCTGCTGCGTGGATGTCTCAGGACGCGGCCCAGATCACCGCGGCGTTGCAAGCGTGTGAACAGGTGCTGAAAGCCATGCCTCCAGAGAAAACCGTCCCGGAGTCAGGAGCACCGGATCCCACTGATGTATTGGCGACTGAGCGCGCATTGGCGTGGTTGTGGCGCGGGCGTTTTTTAGTGGCGGCGGACAACCCCGATTTAGTGGTGAAGGGCCTGCAAAGTCTCGATCAAGCCATCGCGCGGCTCGTTCTGGCGGGCAATGCCGAGGAGTCGCTGTCCATTGCGTGGATGAATCGCGGGAGCGGGTTGTTCCGGCTGGGCTCGCACGAGGCGCTGGCGGAGGCCGTGCGTTGTTATGAAAAGGCGATCGAGTTGTTGGAGCGCGCACCCGACAACGCACGCAACGCACTCGGTGCGGCGTTCATGAACCGCGGGGTGGGTTTGATGCACCTCGATCACGTGAAGGACTCGCCGGAATCGATCGAGACGCGTCTGGCTGAGGCGGTGCGTTCTCTGGAACGTGCGGTCGAAGTGTTGCAACCGCTGGCGTCCACGCAGGTCGCCGCACAACGCAACCTCGCCTCGACGTGGGCTAATCTCGGCATGTTGCACACACGGCGTAAAAACACCGAAGCTGCGGAGGTCGCACACCGACAGGCCGTGGAATTATTCCGCCCCATCGCCGCGCAGACGGGATCGCCCGGTGCGTTTGAACTCGCGGCGCGTTTGTTTAATTACGGTCAGGCCAGTGGTGAAGGCGGTCATACGATCGAGGCGCTGGCGGCGGGACGCGAAGCCATCGTGCTGGCCGACAGCGTGGATGCGGCGGACCTGCAAGCGGCGGAGCTGGCCTTGCGCGCACGTCACGCGGTGTGTGTGGTGCTCGGCGGGCTGCTGGCGGCCGGACGTGTTCAGACGCAGGACCCGGATCGAGCGGCGCGTCTCGAAGAAGCGGGCGATCTGGTCGAGGACGGACTCGCGCAGTTGATGGCGCGAAGTGAAACCACCGTGGGCATGATGGCGGCGGGTGCACGGCTCTATGAGTTTGGCGCGTGGCTTTATCGCACGCAGCAACCGCAGTTTCTTGGTGAGTTTTTGCTGGAGCATCTCGGCGACGATCCGGTTCGCACGCAGATCGCGGAGGCATCGGTGCAAGCGGCGCGTCAGGCACTCGTGCAGCGCAATTTTAACGACCCGAGCCACGGCGGCATGGAACGCGTGCTGGATGTTTTGCAGTCACTCAGCGAAGTCGAAGCGCGTGTGAAGGAACGCAAGGCCGTCGTCTGATCGACGCGGACACGACTCGTTTTTATGCAACCGCTGCTGACAACCATTCCTGCCGATGTCGTGGCGGTGGCTGATTACGAAGCGCTCGCACGTGAGCGGATGACACCCGAAGCCTGGGCGTATATCTCCGGTGGCGGCGCCGATGAACTCACGTTGCGATGGAACCGCGAGGCGTTTGATCGCATCCGTTTGCGGAGTCGCGTGCTGGGCGGATTCACCGGTGGCGGACACACGCGCCTCTCCCTGTTCGGGCGCACCTGCGAGCACCCGATCCTGCTTGCCCCAGTGGCGCTGCACACGCTGGTGCATCCGGACGGCGAACGTGCCACGGTGCTCGGCGCGGCGGCGACCCAGGCGACGATGATCGTAAGCACACAGGCAGGCGTGGCGTTGGAGGACGTGGCGCGCGGCGCCGAGGGCGCGCCGTTGTGGTTTCAACTTTATATCCAACCGGATCGCGCGTTTACCGAGGCCTTGGTGCGGCGGGCCGAAGCGGCCGGTTATGAGGCACTCGTCGTCACGGTGGATGCTCCGGTGAACGGCATGCGCAACCGTGAACAACGTGCGCAATTCCGTCAGCCGCCCGGAGTCGAGATGGTGAACCTGCGCGGCTGCCGCCCGGCGGAAATGCCCGCTGCGGGACTGTGTGGCGGACTCATGGCTCTCGCGCCGACGTGGAGTGATCTCGCCTGGCTGCGCTCGCTCACCCGGTTGCCGATCATTCTAAAAGGCATCATGGATGCCGGCGATGTCGCGCGTGCGATCGAGGCGGGTGTTGATGGTATCGTGGTGTCTAATCACGGCGGTCGCACGCTGGACACGTTACCCGCGACCATCGAGGTGTTGCCGCTCATTGTCGATGCGGTCGGTGGACGGTTGCCGGTGTTGTTGGATAGCGGTGTGCGACGTGGCACCGATGTATTAAAAGCGATGGCCTTGGGCGCGACCGCGGTGCTCGTGGGGCGTCCGTATATTTACGGTCTCGCGGCGGCGGGTGCGCCGGGCGTCGCCCATGTGGTGCGTATTCTGCGCGCCGAGTTGGAAGTGGCGATGGCACTCACCGGTTGCGCGACACCGGCGGATATCGACCGGTCCGTCCTATGGGAGTGAACACCCAACCGCCGGTCACGGTGTTGTGCGGGTTTCTTGGCGCGGGGAAAACCACGCTGCTCAACCACCTGTTGCGACAGGCCGAAGGCCGGCGTTGGGCCGCGGTGGTGAACGACGTGGCCGCGATCAATATCGATGCGGCGGTGGTGCGCGCGGGCGCGGAGACCGCCGCGACCCGTGACGTGGTCGAGCTCGGCAACGGCTGCGTGTGTTGCTCGTCAAAAGATGAACTGGCCGAGACCGTGGCGGAGCTCGCCGCATCGGGGAACTACGAGCACATTCTCGTGGAAACGACCGGCGTGGCTGAGCCGCGCGGGATCGCTAATCTGTTCACGCGCAAGAATCCGTTTGGCCGGACGCTGGGCGAATTCGCCACGCTCTCCGCGTTGGTGAGCGTGATCGACGCGGCGATGTTTCTTCGTGAGTGGGCGCGCTACCAAACGCGTGCGGTGGCGCGTGAGACGTTGGCCGGCGGCACGCGTCCGGTATTCGAGTTGATGCTGGAACAGGTGGAATGCGCCGACGTGATCCTGCTGAATAAATGCGATCTCGTGAGCGAGCAACAGGCCGTGCAAGTGGAGACGATTCTTCGCGGGTTGAATGCCCGCGCGGAACTGCTGCGGACGGAACAAGGGCAGGTCGCGAGTGAATTTTTGCTGGGTCGTGTGCGCTTTGACGCACTGGAAACTCCAGGTGCGGCGCGCTGGGTGCGGGCATTAAATGCGGTGGCGCCGGCGACGGGCGGTCTGGTCATGCGCCCGGTTGCGCCGAAGCAGCCCGCGCATGAAACGAAATACGGAATCACCTCGTTCGTGTATCAGGCGCGCCGACCCTTGGTGCGCGCGAAGTTTTATCAACTGATCGAGAGCGGGCTGCCGGGGATGTTGCGAGCGAAGGGATTTTTTTGGACCCGTGAGCAGCCGGACGAGATGGCGTTCCTCTCGGTGGCGGGCGGCGCGGTGCGCTACGACACGCTTAATTATTGGTGGGCAGCGATGATCGAAAACGGCAAGGCGCGGCTCGAAGACCGGCCCGAGGCGATTCGCGCTTTGTGGGCCGAACCGCACGGCGACCGGCGGCAGGAACTGGTGTTTATCGGTGTGAATCTGGATGAAATCAAAATGCGCGCGGCGCTTGACGCATGCCTCGATGGGGCGTGAATGGCGGCAGTGTTTTTTGTCCGCAGAAAAAATCTGAAACAATGCGCGGTCGGTCGCGTCAAAGTCCGCGTGCCGGTTGTTTTTAAAAAGCTGACGAGGGTCGCGAGCATGATGCTGGCGATTGGTGTTTCCGCGCGTGCGCAAGGCGACGCGGAGGTGCTGCCGGTGCCCGATGTGCTGGTCTATCGCGATGGGGATCGCGTGCAGGGACGACTGATCCGTCGCGAAGATGAGTTTCTGATTTTTAAGTCAGTTCGTTTTGGCGAATTACGCGTGTCGACCGCGGATGCCCGGATCGAGAATGCGGGGACGACTGTGGTCGTAGCGGCGACGCCTGCGCCGGCCAAGGACGCGGTTGCGCCGGTGCCGCCGCTGGCGAGCAGTTCGCCGGATGAACTCACGAATTTATTCCGCAATTTTTTTGGTCCGTGGCACGGCCGGTTCGCGCTGTCGTCGCAGGTGATCAGCGATACCAGCGACCGCGCGGACTTCATGACCGAAGCCCGGCTTAAACGTAAATGGACGAAGGACGAAGTCTCCGGCTCGATCCGCTACGATTACAGCAAGACCAATGACATCGTAACGACGGATATCATCAAGGGTAACGGGCTGTGGCGCCGCACGCTGCCCAAGCGTTTGTTCACCGTGTATCGTCCGGCCTATGAATGGAATCGCGCCTACAAGGACGACGGGGTAAATCGTGATTATATCCTGCTACAGCAGGAAGTCGGTCTGGGCGTGAGAGCGGTGGATACGGAGAACTGGAAGGTGCGCGTGGGTGTGGCGGAAAATTTTTTCGACGCGTGGGATACCTCGGCGGGCGGCCATACCAGTGCGCAGGTTGAATCGTTGTTTGCGGAGGCGGATCTCAAGTTGCCCTGGCGGATCATCGTCACGGAGCGCGCGGTTTATTACTACGCGATCAAAACCGGAAATGATGGTTTCGAGAACCAATTTGAGATTACCAAAAAACTTACCGACACGCTCAGTCTCGGTCTGCGCCACGAGGTGCGTTACAACGATCCTGATGTGCGTTCGCAGGATTACTCACTGCTGCGGTTTTTGATCGGCTTCGACTTCTAAGCGGTGCACGACCGCGTTCACAGTCAGGCCAATAAGTCGGCAAACTCAGTGTGGCGCTGGATAAACGTGGCGACGTAGGAGCAGGCGGGGACGACGCGGAAGTGATGCGCGCGAGCGTAGGCGAGGGCAGGGCGCACAAGTTGTTCGGCAACTCCGCGTCCGCGCAACTCGGGCGGGACGAAGGTGTGCGTGAAGATCATGCGCGTGCCGTCGAGCGTGTAGTCGGCGTGGGCGAGGTGTCCGTCGATCTCGGCGGCGAAGCGCGTATTCGCTTCGTCGTGGACCACGTTGACTGGCGAATGCGCGGACATCAGGCCTCGCACTTAAGGACGTAGACGACGCCCTTTTCGCTGCCGACGGCGAGGAATTGATCATCGGGCGACCAAGCCAGTTTCGTCGCGGGGACGGGCATCTTCACGGTGGCGCGAAGGGGCTTGGGACGCTCGGGGCTCCAGAGCTGCACGACGCCATCTTGCGACGCGGTGGCGAGGATGCCGTGCTTGTGCTGAAAGGCGACGGCGCAGACGCGGGCTTCGTGCGGGAGCATGATGGGTTCGCGACCCTCGGGGCCGCCGCCGGTGCAGTCCCAGAGACAGGCGTCTTGTCCGCCACCGGTGGCGAGCCAGTGGGAATCTCGGTCGAAGGAGAGCTCCTTCACTTTGGATTCGTAGCCGCTCATATGGAACTCGTCGGTGGTGTCGGGGAGCCAGAGGTGGACGCTCGGGTCCTGGTTGCCGGAGACGAGCCAGCGGTTGTCGGGCGACCACACGAGCGCGTGAATACCGTTGGCGTAGGCAAATTCTTTTTGGGCGAAAAAATCATCCGCATCCCAGAGGCAAACGCCGCCGAAATAGGCGGAGGCGAGACAACCGCCGGCGGGTTGCCAGGCGATCGCGCTGATGGTTTTGGGGGCGGGCTTGAAGGTGTGCTTCGTCGAACCATCGGCGTTGAGAAACGCGAGGTGACGTCCGGCGGCAGCGGCGAGAACTGAGGACGGACCAGACGAGGCGGGGCGCCAGGCGAGGTGTTCGATCCAAGAGCCGCCGACCTCGGCGGAGCCGGTGTGCTGGGCGGTGGAGGCGTCCCAGAATTTGACCTTCGCGTCCTGTCCGCCGGAGGCGAGGAGGAGTTGCGATGGATGCCAGGCGAGGCAGTTGGCGCCGTCGTCATGGCCGGGGAGATCGGTGCGCGCGCCGTCGGCGGTCGCGAAAAGAGAAAGCGGGCCGGAGGATGCGGCGGCGGCGAGGCGGGAGCCATCGGCCGACCAGCCGAGGTCGATCACGTAGTCTTCGAGCTGTGCGGCCCAGTGCTTGGTGAGTTGCATGAGAGGACAAGTGAGCGCGGCCAGGCGTTGCGCACAAGTGAAAGTATACGCGGCGTCACGTGCTTTTCGCACAGAAGCGCTCGGCAAGGTCCACTGCCTAGTGTGTTTGAGGTGAAAACCAGAAGAGGGAGTGGATTTTATTTCGCCATGGGAGAGGGACCGTCCTTCAATTTGCATATGGAAACCCCGACAGGCGCCGGCTCGGTTACGCTCTATCTGTTGAATGTCGCGCGGTGTGTTGTGCAGGCCTTGGTTTCGCGCGCGTGAAATCCTGCGGCTACAAATCGTGGTGCGTAGCGGCGGCTTATGTCGTGTTGCATGTGGTCGCGCATCTGTCGGCGCAGTGGTTTGAGGTGTCGCCGGGAATTTCGCTCTGGTATGTGCCGGGCGGGCTGGCGCTGGCCTTGGTGACGTTACTTGGGCCGCGTTATATGCCGCTGGTATTTGCGGCAAATTTCGTGACAGCGTGGCTTCCGACGACGGTCGCGTGGTGGATGGTGTGGTTTTTTCCGCTGCTGATCACCTTGGGTTATGGTGCGGCGGGCGTGCTGGTGCGCCGGCATTTGGGCGGAAAACTGCTGCCCGGCACGCCAAGGGAAACGCTGGGCTTTGTGCTCGTGGCCGGCTTGGCTCCGTTGGTCGTCGCGGTGATCGGCACGGCGGTGTATTATGTGAAGTCCAGCTTGGGGCAGGCTCCGTTCGGTGCGGACTTCTGGCCCTCGGTGATGAGTTGGTGGATCGGCGACACGAGCGGTATTCTTACGGTGGTGCCGGTGATCATGGTCTTCGTGGCTCCGTGGCTGGCGGGGGAGAAACCGGCGGTCGATCTGCGGCGGATGAATGCGCGGACGATCACTGCAGCGGTGGCACGTGCGTTGGTGCTCATGGGCACGATCGCGATCGTGGTGGGGTTGCCGGTCCTGCGCGATCATGACGCTTTCTACATTTGTTTTCTACCGCTGATTTGGATCTGCGTGCACCACGGTCTGCCCGGAGCCACGCTGGCCACGCTGCTTATCATGATGGTGGGCTTGGTGAGCATGCGGATGGCGGAGACGACGGTGGGATTTGCCCACGTGTTTCTTTTGTTTGAACTGGCGGTATCGAGCGTGGGGCTCGGGCTGGGCACGATGGTGACGCGGCGCAACGAGGCGGAGCGCAAGCTCGCCGCCGCCGGCGCGAAAATGGACCGGGTTATTTCCGGCGCGCAACTCGGCCTGTGGGATCTGAATCTGGTGACCGGTGCGGTGGAGATCAACGAGCGGTATGCAGACATGATCGGATATGAGGCGGCGGAGCTGTTTCCGTTTCGCGAACGCTGGCCGGAGTTCATTCATGCCGAGGACCGCCTGCGCGTGGAAAACGCGATGATGACGCACCTCGAAGGACGCTCGGAGTTATTTGAGGTGGAGTTTCGCTTGCGCAAAAAAGACGGGCATTGGTGCTGGTTGCATTCGCGCGGTTCGATTGTGAAGCGGAGTGCGTCCGGCATGCCGCTGCAAGTTTCCGGCACGCAAGTCGACATCACCGCCCGCCGTCGCGTGCAGGCCGAAGTGGGGCGCCTGCTCCGCATCATCGAAGCGACGCCCGATCTCATCGTGACCGCGGATGCGCAAGGCCGCGTGATCTACATGAACGAGGCGTTGCTCAAAGTCTGTGGCCAGTGCGACCGGGAGGGTGCGGGCAAAAACCTGCGCGATCTCCTCGCGGGCGAGGCGGCGACGCGTTTACTGGGCGAGGCGTTTCCCGCGGCGCTGGCCGCGGGCAGCTGGCATGGCGAGGCGACGATCGTGGACGCGGCGGGACGTTCGATTCCCACGTCGCAAGTCGTGCTCGCGCATCGTGACGAAGAGGATGATTCGTTCAGCTTTTCCGTGGTCATGCGTGATCTCTCCGATCAGCGGAGGGCGGAAACTGAACGCCGCCAACGCGACCGCGAACTGCTCCAGCTGCAGAAAGCCGAAAGCCTCGGCGTCATGGCTGGCGGCATCGCGCATGATTTCAACAACCTGCTCACCTCGGTGATGGGGCATGCGAATCTCGCTACGGTTGAACTTCCGCCGGGGGCACCGGCCTTGATGCATCTCGCGAAGATCGAGCAAGCGGCCACGTGCGCGGCCGCGCTTTGCCAGCAGATGCTGGCTTATGCGGGACGGAATCCGGTGTCGTTTTCAGAGATTGATCTCAACCAGCTCGTCGACGAGGCGAGCGGGTTGCTCGGTCCGAACATCGGTGGGAAAGTTGACGTGCGTCTCGATCTCGCGAAGCCCTTGTCGCCGATTCTCGCGGCGGGCACGCAGATGCAGCAAGTGGTGATGAACCTCGTGCTCAACGCGGCCGAGGCGATCGGCACGGGCAACGAAGGCCGCGTGACGGTGCGGACGGGTGATTTCGAGTTGAGCGAGGCGGAGCTGGGACGGCAGTTTCCGGGACACATGGCGGCGGCGGGTGCGTATGTCGTGCTCGAAGTGGAAGACACGGGTTGCGGTATGTCGGTCGAGACGCGTGCGCGGATTTTTGAGCCGTTTTTTACCACGAAATTCACGGGTCAAGGCCTGGGCCTCGCGGCTGTAGCCGGTGTGGTGAAGTCGCACCGTGGTGCGATTGCGGTGCGCAGTTCACCCGGCGCAGGGACGATCTTCCGCGTGGCCTTCCCCTCGCTGGCCAAAAAATCGGCACCGGTGATCATCCGTTACGAAGCGTTACCCGATACGTGGAAAGGCACCGGCACGATTCTCGTGGTGGACGACGATCACATCATCAGCGAGGTCACCGCGCATATTCTGCGGAGCTTTGGTTTTGCCACGCTGACGGCGGGCGATGGCCGCGAGGCGGTCGAGGTGTTTGGCCAGCATTCAGCTCATCTGGCCGGTGTGTTACTCGACCTCACCATGCCGGTGATGGACGGGTTCGCGGCGCACGCGGAGATGCATCGAATCAATCCCTCGGTGCCCGTGATTCTGATGAGTGGCTTCTCGGAAAAACTCGAACATCTGCCGCCCGAGGCGATCCATCCGGCGGGCGTGCTGGCCAAGCCTTTTAATCGCAAACAACTCCGCGAACGCATCGCCTCGGTGATCCCGCAAGGCGGTTAGGCGAGGGCGCGGTGTATTCTGCGTTTCGTCCCGCGTCGTGCGACCCGTGTAGCGACACGTGCCACGCACCGCGCGCAGCCGCGCCACGCATTACGAGGCTTCGAGTGAGCGGTAGAGCGGGGCGAGTTTGCCGCGGCTGGTAATGCCGAGCTTGCGGAAAATGTTGCGCAGATGAGTGCGCACGGTGCTTTCGCTCACGCTGAGCTTGCGCACGATCTCGGCGTTGTTGTCACCGGCGGCGGCGAGGCGGGCGACTTCACGCTCGCTGGTGGTGAGCTTGGAGAGTTTTTCGAGCACACGACCGGCCTCGGGCGTATCGGAGGGAGGCGGTGAAAATTGGATGACAAAGGACGGCTGCAGAGAACGGCCTGGCACGGGCTCGATCAATTGCACGGTGGCCTGAAAACCGGTTTCCGTGTCATGATTCAGAAGCCGGATGTGTTGCAGACTGGCGAGCGTGTGGGTCTGCACGGCGCCCTGCCAGGCGGTCTTGAGTTCATTGCACGCGGCCAGCAAATCGGCGGGGAGTTTCTTGGAAACATCCGTCTTGAACACACGGGATGACTGCAAACCGTGACGCCATGCGGATATGGTTTCGCGGGCCGCGACATTGGAGTAGTTAATAGCGAGATCCCAATCCACCCCGAGCATGGGAATGGGCAGGGAATGCACGGTGTGTTCGAGCG
This window of the Rariglobus hedericola genome carries:
- a CDS encoding TonB-dependent receptor domain-containing protein; this encodes MNPSSFSSSRDLPSTAASDCPMGFGSFAKTLAFMSPLMMIGSLGAQEAAPAPANTDAQKNTKPSDVVELPAVTVEATAAPKLSSPKFTQPLLDTPQTVVVVPKEIFNQQGATTLSDVLRNTPGITFTAGENGNVASGDTFTMRGFDSSGSIFVDGTRDTGAFSRDVFNIEQVEIAKGPAGADNGRGGSSGYVNLATKSPSLQNFTTAALSYGLSEGGGDPQSRAAIDTNIALDKSPVPGTAFRLNLMAQDSGVPGRDYVENTSTGVAPSFAFGLGTPTRLILSGSYVKQDNRPDSGLPAAFLPGNPLGATLPSGPVDQSNFYGTKADYEDVTSLGFTARIEHDLTPDNRITNQTRYAKTDRKAMTTYIGPNPYTAPNVFARRIINESENKIFSNQTNFTTKFETGFLTHDVSTGLDATREDQYTPSYQSVLASGTAFPGSSILDPNLITDAYNPDPNRPIVVPGRVANGAFSEAEIDTVAVYLFDTIHITERFLINGSMRAERYWITGTSLATPSTTTPVPVLSRVKTSDDLYSWKVGAAYKPLPNGTIYAAYGNSQTPPGTNFAFSATAGNANDPGVEPQEAQNYEIGTKWEFFQGRLSTNLAAFRSLNTNVATNIGTTAIPVIVYDAEQQVDGIELGISGKITKEWLVFGGFSWLDTTNTTSAGAPPAAGSGAELRFTPKYSGNLWTTYALPFHLTIGGGVQYSESVARSTSTTAVPTASTITGVPSYWLVNALVAYEVSKNLTVRLNVNNLLDEQYYRVNNGGARYYPGATRNYVLSADFKF
- a CDS encoding tetratricopeptide repeat protein gives rise to the protein MDDSQPLSIEQVQAEARAMIHASSAAWMSQDAAQITAALQACEQVLKAMPPEKTVPESGAPDPTDVLATERALAWLWRGRFLVAADNPDLVVKGLQSLDQAIARLVLAGNAEESLSIAWMNRGSGLFRLGSHEALAEAVRCYEKAIELLERAPDNARNALGAAFMNRGVGLMHLDHVKDSPESIETRLAEAVRSLERAVEVLQPLASTQVAAQRNLASTWANLGMLHTRRKNTEAAEVAHRQAVELFRPIAAQTGSPGAFELAARLFNYGQASGEGGHTIEALAAGREAIVLADSVDAADLQAAELALRARHAVCVVLGGLLAAGRVQTQDPDRAARLEEAGDLVEDGLAQLMARSETTVGMMAAGARLYEFGAWLYRTQQPQFLGEFLLEHLGDDPVRTQIAEASVQAARQALVQRNFNDPSHGGMERVLDVLQSLSEVEARVKERKAVV
- a CDS encoding alpha-hydroxy acid oxidase translates to MQPLLTTIPADVVAVADYEALARERMTPEAWAYISGGGADELTLRWNREAFDRIRLRSRVLGGFTGGGHTRLSLFGRTCEHPILLAPVALHTLVHPDGERATVLGAAATQATMIVSTQAGVALEDVARGAEGAPLWFQLYIQPDRAFTEALVRRAEAAGYEALVVTVDAPVNGMRNREQRAQFRQPPGVEMVNLRGCRPAEMPAAGLCGGLMALAPTWSDLAWLRSLTRLPIILKGIMDAGDVARAIEAGVDGIVVSNHGGRTLDTLPATIEVLPLIVDAVGGRLPVLLDSGVRRGTDVLKAMALGATAVLVGRPYIYGLAAAGAPGVAHVVRILRAELEVAMALTGCATPADIDRSVLWE
- a CDS encoding GTP-binding protein, translating into MGVNTQPPVTVLCGFLGAGKTTLLNHLLRQAEGRRWAAVVNDVAAINIDAAVVRAGAETAATRDVVELGNGCVCCSSKDELAETVAELAASGNYEHILVETTGVAEPRGIANLFTRKNPFGRTLGEFATLSALVSVIDAAMFLREWARYQTRAVARETLAGGTRPVFELMLEQVECADVILLNKCDLVSEQQAVQVETILRGLNARAELLRTEQGQVASEFLLGRVRFDALETPGAARWVRALNAVAPATGGLVMRPVAPKQPAHETKYGITSFVYQARRPLVRAKFYQLIESGLPGMLRAKGFFWTREQPDEMAFLSVAGGAVRYDTLNYWWAAMIENGKARLEDRPEAIRALWAEPHGDRRQELVFIGVNLDEIKMRAALDACLDGA
- a CDS encoding DUF481 domain-containing protein, coding for MAAVFFVRRKNLKQCAVGRVKVRVPVVFKKLTRVASMMLAIGVSARAQGDAEVLPVPDVLVYRDGDRVQGRLIRREDEFLIFKSVRFGELRVSTADARIENAGTTVVVAATPAPAKDAVAPVPPLASSSPDELTNLFRNFFGPWHGRFALSSQVISDTSDRADFMTEARLKRKWTKDEVSGSIRYDYSKTNDIVTTDIIKGNGLWRRTLPKRLFTVYRPAYEWNRAYKDDGVNRDYILLQQEVGLGVRAVDTENWKVRVGVAENFFDAWDTSAGGHTSAQVESLFAEADLKLPWRIIVTERAVYYYAIKTGNDGFENQFEITKKLTDTLSLGLRHEVRYNDPDVRSQDYSLLRFLIGFDF
- a CDS encoding GNAT family N-acetyltransferase; translation: MSAHSPVNVVHDEANTRFAAEIDGHLAHADYTLDGTRMIFTHTFVPPELRGRGVAEQLVRPALAYARAHHFRVVPACSYVATFIQRHTEFADLLA
- a CDS encoding WD40 repeat domain-containing protein, giving the protein MQLTKHWAAQLEDYVIDLGWSADGSRLAAAASSGPLSLFATADGARTDLPGHDDGANCLAWHPSQLLLASGGQDAKVKFWDASTAQHTGSAEVGGSWIEHLAWRPASSGPSSVLAAAAGRHLAFLNADGSTKHTFKPAPKTISAIAWQPAGGCLASAYFGGVCLWDADDFFAQKEFAYANGIHALVWSPDNRWLVSGNQDPSVHLWLPDTTDEFHMSGYESKVKELSFDRDSHWLATGGGQDACLWDCTGGGPEGREPIMLPHEARVCAVAFQHKHGILATASQDGVVQLWSPERPKPLRATVKMPVPATKLAWSPDDQFLAVGSEKGVVYVLKCEA
- a CDS encoding hybrid sensor histidine kinase/response regulator, with translation MKSCGYKSWCVAAAYVVLHVVAHLSAQWFEVSPGISLWYVPGGLALALVTLLGPRYMPLVFAANFVTAWLPTTVAWWMVWFFPLLITLGYGAAGVLVRRHLGGKLLPGTPRETLGFVLVAGLAPLVVAVIGTAVYYVKSSLGQAPFGADFWPSVMSWWIGDTSGILTVVPVIMVFVAPWLAGEKPAVDLRRMNARTITAAVARALVLMGTIAIVVGLPVLRDHDAFYICFLPLIWICVHHGLPGATLATLLIMMVGLVSMRMAETTVGFAHVFLLFELAVSSVGLGLGTMVTRRNEAERKLAAAGAKMDRVISGAQLGLWDLNLVTGAVEINERYADMIGYEAAELFPFRERWPEFIHAEDRLRVENAMMTHLEGRSELFEVEFRLRKKDGHWCWLHSRGSIVKRSASGMPLQVSGTQVDITARRRVQAEVGRLLRIIEATPDLIVTADAQGRVIYMNEALLKVCGQCDREGAGKNLRDLLAGEAATRLLGEAFPAALAAGSWHGEATIVDAAGRSIPTSQVVLAHRDEEDDSFSFSVVMRDLSDQRRAETERRQRDRELLQLQKAESLGVMAGGIAHDFNNLLTSVMGHANLATVELPPGAPALMHLAKIEQAATCAAALCQQMLAYAGRNPVSFSEIDLNQLVDEASGLLGPNIGGKVDVRLDLAKPLSPILAAGTQMQQVVMNLVLNAAEAIGTGNEGRVTVRTGDFELSEAELGRQFPGHMAAAGAYVVLEVEDTGCGMSVETRARIFEPFFTTKFTGQGLGLAAVAGVVKSHRGAIAVRSSPGAGTIFRVAFPSLAKKSAPVIIRYEALPDTWKGTGTILVVDDDHIISEVTAHILRSFGFATLTAGDGREAVEVFGQHSAHLAGVLLDLTMPVMDGFAAHAEMHRINPSVPVILMSGFSEKLEHLPPEAIHPAGVLAKPFNRKQLRERIASVIPQGG